Sequence from the Sanguibacter keddieii DSM 10542 genome:
GAGTGTTCGGAGGGGCAGCTGGTAGGTGTTTCGCGCCCCTGTGTCCGGGATCTAGGTCATGTCGTGAGTGGTTGCTCACCGGTCGGTCGGCAAGATCTTGACCATCGGAGTGCGCGGCGTGCACATCCGGGTCGTTGGACGCGTGGGACGCGAGCCGGCCCGTTGGGCTGGTCTCGCGCCTGCCTGTTTACCCGAGGGATCGCCACTGGACCTCGGCGGTCGTCCGGGGGAGGGTGGGGGTCTGTGCACGAGACGAGGGAGTGACATGGCTGAGGTAGTGCTGTTCCACCACGCGCTGGGGCTGACCCCGGGCGTCGAGACCTTCGCCGAGCTGCTGCGCGCAGCCGGTCACACCGTGAGCACGCCGGACCTGTTCGAGGGGCGGACCTTCGACGACATCGAGGCCGGCGTCGACCACGCCTCCGAGGTGGGCTTCGGGACGATCATGCGGCGAGGCGCCGAGGCCGCCGAGGGCACCCCTGCCGGTGCGGTGTACATCGGGTTCTCCCTCGGTGTCGTCCCGGCGCAGCGGCTCGCCCAGACCACCCCGGGTGCCGGCGGCGCAGTGCTGGTGAGCTCGTGCCTGCCGGTGGGCGAGTTCGGCGAGAGCTGGCCGGAGGGGGTCCCGGTCCGTGTGCTCGCGACCGCCGAGGACCCGTACTTCGTCGACGAGGGGGACATCGACGCCGCACGCCAGCTGGCCGCCGACTCGCCCGACGCCGAGCTGGTGCTGTTCCCCGGCAGCGGCCACCTGTTCGCCGACCCCGGGCACGCGTCCTACGACGCCGAGACCGCCGGGCTGCTCGTCGACCACGTGCTCGAGCTGCTCGCCCAGGTCGACGCGACCGCGCGGGGCTGACCTGCGCGACCGCGCGGGCTGACGGCGCCGCTCGCCACTGCCGAGCGCACCACGACGGCGGGGCCGGCACACCTGTGCCGGCCCCGCCGTCGTCGTCCGTGCTGGAGGGGTGACTACTGGCCGGCGATGCCGGTCGTGGAGATCCCCTTGATGATCTGGCGCTGGAAGAACAGGAACGCGAGGATCAGCGGCAGCGCGGCGAGCACGGCTTGCGCCATGTTCTGGGCGTACTGGATGCCGTAGGCGCTGATCACCGTCTGCAGGCCGACGGGCAGCGTCATGAGGTCGGAGTCGTTGATGACGATGAACGGCCAGAGGAAGTTGTTCCACGCGCCGATGAACACGAAGATCGACACGGCCGCGAGGATCGGGCGGGACAGCGGCACGATGATCTGGCGGAGGATCCGGAGCCGGCTCGCGCCGTCGACGAGGGCGGCCTCCTCGAGCTCGCGGGGGATCTGGTCGAAGAACTTCTTGAGGATGAACACCATGGGCGCCGCGACGATCTGCGGCAGGATCACGCCCCAGTAGGTGTCGACGAGGTTGAAGTCGAGCATCTGCTGGAACAGCGGCACGATGAGGATCTGCCCGGGCACCATGATCGAGCCGATGATGACGGCCATCGCGACCTTCTTGCCCTTGAAGTCCAGGCGGGAGAGCGCGTAGCCGGCGAGGGCGCTGATGACCAGGGTGATGAGCGTGACGGCCGTGGCGGTGATGAGGCTGTTGAGCGCCCACCGCGGCACCTGGCTGGACGAGAGCACCCGGGCGTAGGCGTCGAGGGTGAAGCCGCTCTCCGGGATGATCGTGATCGGCGCGGCGGCTGCCTCGGCCTCCGTCTTGAGCGAGGTCATCACGGCCCACAGGACCGGCACGAGCCAGCCGAAGGCGAGCACCGCGATGACGACGTACGAGGCGATGCGTCCGGCGCGAGGCTTGCGCCGCGGCTTCCTCGTGGCCCCGCGCGCGGAGGTGACGGGCGTGCGTTCGAGAGTCTGAGCAGTCACGACCGTGCTCCTCTGCGGTTGATGACGAGGATGTTGACGAGGGACACGACGACGATGAGGAAGAAGAAGATGTACGAGATCGCCGACGCGTAGCCCAGCCGGTACCCGGTGAAGCCGACCTCGTAGACGTACTGGAGGATCGGGCGGGTCGCGCCGCCGGGGCCACCACCGGTCATCTGGTAGATCTGGTCGAAGACCTTGAGCGAGGCGAGCAGCTGCAGGATCGACACGAGGACGGTCGTCGGGCCCAGCTGGGGCAGCGTGATCGAGAAGAACTGGCGGCGGGTGCTCGCGCCGTCGAGCGCGGCCGCCTCGTACTGGTGGTCCGGGATGTTCTGGAGGGCGGACAGGTAGAGCAGGAAGTTGAAGCCCACGGTCCACCAGACGGTGGTCACCACGACGGACATCATCGCGGTCGACGGGTCTTGCAGCCAGGCCTTCGGCTCGATCCCGACCCAGCCGAGGACCTCGTTGACCAGGCCGAGCTGCGGGTTGTACATCCAGAGCCAGAACTGCGAGACGACGGTCGAGGCGAGCAGGAACGGCATGAAGAACGACAGCCGCCAGACCCACTGGCCCTTGAGGTTCATGTTGACCAGGGTGGCCAGCAGGAGGGCCACGACGACGAGCGGGATGGTGCTGAGCACGGTGAACACGACCGTGTTCCACAGCGACTTCCACATCTCGGAGTCGGCGAAGGCCTCGGTGTAGTTGGCGAACCCCACGAGCTCGGACCCGGCGCCGGTGAGGCTGCGCCCGGTGAAGCTCATGAAGAACCCGGAGACGGTCGGCCAGACCAGGAACAGCAGGAAGGCGATCGCGAACGGCGCCATGTACATCCAGCCGCGGATGGTGTCGGAGCGCCGACGGGCGCTGAGCGAGCGCGCGGCGGCGTCGGGTGCCGCGGGGGAGGGGGGTGCGTCTGTGCGCCCCTTCAGGTCAGGTGTGGTCATGATGAGACTTCCTCGTCCCTCTCGTCGGTCAGACCGGGCTCGGCCGGGACATCAGGGTGTTGATGCGGTTCACGAACGCGTCGAGACCGTCGGCGGGGGCCACAGACCCCATGTAGACGCTCTGCATGGCGTCGCCGAAGTGCCGGTGCAGGTCGGACCCCGACCCGCTGAACCAGGCCTCGGGGTCGTAGACGACGTGGTCGACGGCGTCGGCGTAGTCGCGCTGGGGGACGAGCTCCTGGTAGGCGGGAGACTCGAGGACCGGCGTGTAGGCGGGGATGTGCCCGGCCTCGGCCCACTGGAGCGATGACTTGAGGAGGTCGGCCACGAACTCGTGCGACTTCTCGCGCTTCCAGGCGTCGGGGGACGACTGGTGCGGCAGCACGAAGGAGTGCGAGTCGCAGAAGGCCACGGGGTTGTCGAAGACGGTCGGGATGACCTGCATCCCGAGGTCGATGTCGTTCTCCTTGAAGGTGCCGATCTCCCACACCCCGCCGAGGAACAGGCCGGTGCGGCCGGTCGCGAACTCGGAGATCGCGGTGCCGCCGTCGTTGCTGCTCGAGGCGACCTCGTCGTCGAGGAGGGACTGGATCCACTCGAGGGACGTCATCGCGGCGTCGCGGTCGTACTGGACCGTGCCGCCCTCGGGGAAGGACATCTCGGCGCCGGTCTGCTTGTACCAGGTGTAGAACATGCGCCACATGTTCGAGGGGTCGTTGAGGAACCCGTAGGCGAGCCCGTTCCCGCCGGTCACCTCGGCCATCGCGAGCGCGACGTCGCGGAAGCCCTCGGGGGAGTCGGCGCCGGTGATGAGGCCGGCCTCGTCGAGCACGCCGGCCTGGCCGGCGGCGGTCTTGTCGTAGTAGAGGACGAAGGGGTGCGTGTCGATCGCGACCGACAGGACGCGGTCGCCGTTGAGGCCCTTCTGCCACACCAGCTCGGGGACGGTCTCGGCCGAGACGCCGAGGTCGGCGAGGAGGTCGGCGTCCCAGGCGTCGAGCAGGCCGCCGGGCGCGTAGCCGGGGACCCGGGCGCTGTGCATCACGGCGATGTCGGGTGCGCGGCCGCCGGCCGAGGCCATGGCGAGCTTGGTGTAGTACGGCGAGCCCCAGCCGAGGATGGTCTGGCGGACCGTGACGTCGGTGTTCGCGGCGGTGAAGTCGTCGATCATCGTCGTCAGGGTGCGGCCGTCGCTGCCGGTGAGGAGGTGCCAGAAGCTCAGCTGGTCCTGGGGGCGGGCGACCGTGCCGCAGCCGCCGAGGGCCATGAGCGCGGCGCCGCCGGCCATGAAGGCGCTGCCGCGCAGGAACGAGCGTCGGGACAGGCCGCCTGCGTCGGGTCCGTCGTCTCGTCCGGGACGGGGGTGCGCCGGGCTGGTGCTGGCGCTCCGTCGGTCTGGGATAGCCCAGTCGTGCATAGCCACTCCTTCGTTGCTACGTGAACGCGCTGCACCGGTGCAGCGCGGCCTGGTCGTCCGTCCGTCCCGCTCGGAGCCGAGGCTCGTCAGGGTCGGTCTCGAGACCGCCGCCCGTGGTTCTTCATCGTTGTACAAAACTCGGGTAGACAGCACAGTAGCCCCCTCTGCCGGGTTTTGCCGACCCCTCGCCGCAGATCCGGGCGCAACCCGCCCGCTCTGCGCGGTGTGTCCGGTGTCACGTGGCGCCCGGGCCCCGTGGCCGTCCCGGTGATGGCGCTCGCGGCCTGTTGACGGTGCCGGGGGGGTGGGGCATCATCGCTCTACAACGATGTAGACACGACGGTCCGGACGAGCCAGGCTCGACCGGCCAGTCCGCCGTCCGGCACCGAGGCCGGGCGTCCCCTGACAGGAGCCCCATGAGCACCCCAGCCCCTTTCCGCAGCGCCTCCGACGGCACAGCCTCCGACGGCACCGCCGCCGTCACCCTCACACTGGACCCCGCCTTCACGGTCGGCCCGGTCCGTCGTCGGACCTTCGGGTCCTTCGTCGAGCACCTCGGTCGCTGCGTCTACACGGGGATCCACGACCCCGAGCACGAGAGCGCCGACGAGAACGGGTTCCGCGGCGACGTCGTCGAGCTGACCCGAGAGCTCGGCGTCTCGACGGTGCGCTACCCGGGCGGGAACTTCGTGTCGGGGTACCGCTGGGAGGACGGCATCGGCCCGAAGGACCAGCGCCCCACCCGCCTCGACCTCGCCTGGCACTCGAGCGACCCCAACCTCGTGGGTGTCGACGAGTTCATGCAGTGGGCGCGCAAGACCGGCGTCGAGCCGATGATGGCGGTGAACCTCGGGACGCGCGGCATCCAGGAGGCCCTCGACCTGCTCGAGTACTGCAACGTGCCCGGCGGGACGCACTTCTCCGACCTGCGCCGCGCCAACGGTCACGAGGAGCCCTACCGCGTGAAGATGTGGTGCCTCGGCAACGAGATGGACGGTCCGTGGCAGATCGGCCACAAGACCGCCGAGGAGTACGCCCGCCTCGCGACCGAGACGGCCCGGGCCATGCGCATGGTCGACCCGAGCATCGAGCTCGTGGTCTGCGGCTCGTCGTCGTCGGCGATGGAGACCTTCGGCGCGTGGGAGGCCACCGTGCTCGAGGAGTCCTACGAGCACGTCGACTACATCTCGGCCCACGCGTACTACTTCGAGGAGGACGACGACCTCGGGTCCTTCCTCGCGTCGTCGGTCGACATGGACCACTTCATCGAGTCCGTGACCGCCGCAGCCGACTACGTCCGTGCCGCCGGCAAGCACACCAAGCGCATCAACATCTCCTTCGACGAGTGGAACGTCTGGTACCAGAAGCGCGCCGAGTCGGTGCCGCCCACGGGCGACGACTGGCCGGTCGCCCCCGTCCTGCTCGAGGACCGGTACAACGTGGCCGACGCCGTGGTGGTGGGGAACCTGCTCATCTCGCTGCTGCGCAACACCGACCGCGTGCACGCCGCCTCGCTCGCCCAGCTGGTCAACGTCATCGCGCCGATCATGACCGAGCCGGGCGGCCGGTCGTGGCGCCAGACCACCTTCCACCCCTTCGCCCAGGCCTCCCAGCACGCCGTCGGCGACGTCCTTCAGGTCGGCATCGACGCGCCGACCTACGAGACCGCGCGGTTCGGCGAGGTCCCCGTCGCCGACGCGGTCGCCACCCGCGACCCCGAGACCGGTGCGGTCTCGCTCTTCACTGTGAACCGGTCGACGACCGAGACGACCACGGTCACCGTGGACCTGCGCGCGCTGCGACGCGAGGCCGACGGCCAGGGCGTCGACGTGGTGGAGGCCCTCACCCTGGCGAACCCGGACCACACCTGGTCCGCGACCGCCGACGACGAGACCTCGGTGCTGCCGCAGGACAACAGCACCGCCACGGTGGACGACGGTGTGCTCACCGTCGAGCTCCCGCCGGTCTCGTGGACCATGGTCCGCCTGGCCTGAGTGGCCTGAGGTCGCCCGGGTGGAGGATCACGGCCGGTCCCGGTGCTCCGGGGCCGGCCGCAGGTGTTCCCGAGGGGCGTCGGGTCAGCGGCCGAGGCGCCCGCGGACCGAGCGCGTCACGGAGCGGACCACGAGGCCGGCGGCCCAGGCGAGGCCCGCCCAGCTGGCGGTCTTCATGCCGCGCTTGGCGGCGCGGCGCTTGCCGCGGAACTCCCGGATGGGCCAGCCGATGGTTTTCGAGTGCTTGCGCAGCCGGGGGTCCGGGTTGATCGCGCAGGGGTTGCCGACCGTGGACAGCAGGGGGACGTCGTTCATCGAGTCGCCGTAGGCGGAGGAGGCGTCGAGGTCGAGGTCGAGCTCGACGGCGAGCTTCTGCACGGCGTTCGCCTTCGCCTGCCCGTGCATCATGTCGCCGACGAGGCTGCCGGTGTAGAAGCCGTTCTCGTGCCCGGCGACGGTGCCGAGCGCCCCGGTCGCACCGAGCCTGCGGGCGATGAGCTCGCCGATCTCGACGGGCGTCGCCGTGACGAGCCACACCTGGTGCCCGGCAGCCTGGTGCGCGTCGAGCAGCTTCTGGGTACCCGGGAAGATCTTCTGCGACAAGACCTGGTCGTAGACCTCCTCGCCGATCGCCACGACCTCGGCGACCGAGTGGCCCGTCATGAGGAACAGCGCGCGGGAGCGGACCTCGTCGATCTGCTGGGTGGTCTCGCCGAAGGCGAGGTAGCGGGCCTGCTGGAAGGCGAAGTTGACGATGTCGCGCTTGCGGAAGAACCCGCGCTGCCACAGCGCCCGGGCGAGGTAGAACGAGCTGGCCCCGCGGATGATCGTGTTGTCGACGTCGAAGAACGCGGCCACCGGACGGGCGTCGTCCTCGGGGGCCTTCTCGCCAGGAGCCTCGGCCGCGACGTCGTCGTCGTGGTGGGTGGGCACGTGGTCTGCGGCCGCCTTGGCCAGCGCGACCTCGGCCACCACCTCGCCCGACTCCGGGTCTGTCCTGTCGATGCGCACGGCTCCCACTCTAACCAGGCTCGCGCCGCGCGGCAGGTGGGGAGAGGTGCGCGGAGGGCGTCGCCGGGCCCGGGGCCTAGTGTTGGTCCCGTGAATGCTCAGCGACGCGTGGTGGTCTTCACCCGCCAGGACTGCCACCTGTGCGACGACGCCCTCGAGGTGGTGGCCCGGGTGTGCGAGGACCTCGGTGCTCCCTGGACCACGGTCGACGTCGACACCTCGGCCGCGCTCCGGGCGGAGTACGGCGAGCACGTGCCGGTCGTCGAGGTCGACGGCGTGCAGCAGGCCTTCTGGCGTGTGGACGAGGCGAGGCTCCGCCGGGCCTTGACCACTGCGCCGCGCTGACTCCTGCCGCGCTGACCCCCCACCAGGTCGTCGACCGACGATCAGTCCTGCTCGTCACCCGTGCGGTCCGCGTCGGTCGCCTCGCTCTGCTTCTCGGCCGCAGCCTCGGACTCGGCGTCCACGCTCACGGCGCGCACCGCGCGGTCGAGGGCGAGGACGAGCGCGCCGGCGGCGAGGAGGTCGCCCTCTCGGCGAGACCGCTGCTCCCGCACCTCGCGGCGCAGCCGGTCGACGGCCTCCCGGAGAGCCGTGGGCGGGTCGGGCAGGGTCGCGTCGGTCGAGGCCTCGAGCGCCCGCAGCGCCTCCGCGTACTCCGCGAGGGCGTCTGCGGCGGGCGGGCGCAGGTCCGGGCCGAGCGCGGGGTCTCGCACGTCGCGGGTCTCGGTCTCGGTGAGCAGGTCCGTGAGGTGGTCGACGAGCGTGGCGTGGCTCTCGAGCATCTTGGACCGCTGGGCCTGCGCGACGGACCACGCGCTGTAGCGGCGCGCGTGCCAGTTGCCCCGGCTGGCCTCGGCCGCGTACGCGACGGCGGCGCGTGACTTCTCGAGGACGGGGCCGAGCGCGAACCGGCGTTCGTCCCACTCGCCCGGCGTCGGGGGGCGGTCGCCGCGCAGCCCGTCGGCGAGCGCGTCGAGCTGGTCGGCGAGGGTGTCGCGCAGGCCGTCGAGCGCTGCGTCCGACGGGGTCAGCGGCAGGGGCGGGAACGCGAGGTTGACGGCGATCCCGACGAGGGCACCCGCGGTGACCAGGCCCGCGTACGCCCCGACGAAGGCCTCGGGGTTGGCGCTGCCGATGACGAGGACGAACAGTGCCGTCGTGGTGACGTACGCGCCCATCTCGCCGAAGAACCTCCAGCCGGCTGCGACGGTGGCGATCCCGACCACCAGGGCGATGGACGGTGCGGCAGGGGGGAGGAAGGCGTCGGCGAGCCGGGCGACGACGACGCCGAGGAGGATCGCGGCGACGGTCTGGCTCGTCTCGCGCAGGGACCGGGCCACGGTCGTGGAGGTCGCGATCACGGCGCCGAGCGGCGCGTAGTAGGGGTAGTCCGAGAGCGGCTCCGGGGCGAGGACGCCGACGTACCAGGCGATCGCGGCGGCGACCGAGGCCTTGAGGGCCATGGACCACCGAGGGTGCAGCGTCCACAGGCGCAGCACGCGACCGGTGAAGAGGCCGGTGCGGCTGGTCTTGATGCGGGCGGTGAGGTCGTCGGGGGGCACGGCGTCACGGTACGGACCTCCGCGGCGGTCTGCCTGTCGAGAGCGCCACGGCCTGCTGCCGTCCGCGGACCTACCCTGGGGGGATGACCGCGCCGCAGCCTGAGCCCCGACCCGCCGTGCCGGGGCTCGACGACGTCGTCGAGATCCGCCGGAGCATGCCCCAGGCGAGCGTCGAGCGGCTGCCCGGGTACCTGCGGGTGCTCACCGAGCTGTCCTCCCACGGCGTGACGAGCGCCTCGTCGCAGCAGCTGGCCGAGCTGGCCGGCGTCGGGCCTGCGCAGCTCCGCAAGGACCTGAGCCACCTGGGGTCGCACGGCCGCCGCGGCGTCGGGTACGACGTCGACACGCTGCGCGAGCGGGTCCAGACGGCGCTCGGGCTCGTCGTCGAGCTGCCGGTGGCGATCGTCGGGGCCGGCAACCTCGGGCACGCCCTCGCCAACTACTCGGGCTTCGGTGCGCGCGGCTTCACCGTCGTGGCGCTGCTCGACGCGAGCCCTGCGCTCGTGGGGACCGAGGTGGCGGGGGTGGTGGTCGAGGACGTCGCGCGCCTCGCGGAGGTCGTGCGCGACCTCGAGGTGGCCATCGTGGTCATCGCGACCCCCGGGGACCAGGCGCAGCGGGTGTGCGACGTGGTGGTCGGGGCGGGTGTCCGCGAGATCCTCAACTTCGCCCCGCGTGCGCTGCACGTGCCGGAGGGCGTCGAGCTGCGGTCGGTCGACCTCGGCAGCGAGCTGCAGATCCTCGCCTTCCACTCGCGCGAGCGGTCCGGTCGCCCGCAGGTGTAGCGGACGACCCGGGTCCCGCAGACGCCTGAGGCCCGTCTGCCGCTGGCAGACGGGCCTCAGGTGCGCTCAGGACCGGACGCCGGGGGACGCTCGGTACGGGGCGGCGGCAGCCGGTCGCGCGGGGCGCGCGGCTGCCGAGCGGATCAGGCCTTGATGGCCGAGATGTCGAGCGAGATCTTGACCTTGTCGCTGACGAGCACGCCGCCGGCCTCGAGGGCGACGTTCCAGGTCAGGCCGAACTCCTTGCGGGAGATCTCGGTCTTGGCCTCGAAGCCCGCGCGGGGGTTGCCGTACGCGTCCACGGCTGCGCCGTCGAACTCGGTCTCGAGCTCGACCGACTTGGTCACGCCGTTGATGGTGAGGTCACCGGTGACGGTGAAGTCGTCGCCGTCGGAGGAGACGGAGGTCGAGGTGAAGGTCCAGGTGGGGTTCTTCTCGGCGTCCCAGAAGTCCGGGCCGGTGAGGTGCGCGTCGCGGTCGGGCGAGCCGGTGCTCACGGCGGTCGCGTCGAGCTCGGCGACGACGGAGGAGCTCTCGACGTCCTCGCCGATGGTGATCACGGCGGAGTTGAGGCCCAGGGTGCCGCGGACCTTGGAGATGCCGGCGTGGCGGACCACGAACGCAGCGGTGCTGTGGCTGGGGTCGGCGTTGTACGTGCCGGCGACGAGGCCGTTGGGGAGTGCGGTCATGATGGGAGCTCCTTGGCAGTTCTGTGCCTGGGCGGGCGGGGCCCGACCCAGACGGGCGAGTGGACGGCGGGAGGTTCTCTCTCACCTTCAATACTTGAATCTTCTACTAAGTTCTGCGAGAGCGCAAGCCCCTCCCTCGTCCGATCTTTTCCCCTCTGTCCCGACAGCGCGCGTCGGGGCAGATAAGGTCCAGGTGACGCACAGCACGACCGACGCCGGCGCCCACCACCAGCGCGGGGACCCTCGAGAGACGTGAGAGATGAGCAGCGACACCGCACCGACGCCCTGGCTCGACGAGGAGCAGCAGAGCAGCTGGAGGTCCTTCCTCGAGGGCAGCGCCCGGCTGACCGAGGCGCTCAACCGCGACCTCGACGCCGAGTCCGACCTCTCGCTCCACGAGTACGAGGTGCTCGTGAGGCTCTCCGAGAGCGAGCAGCGGACCCTGCGGATGTCGGCCCTCGCCGACAGCCTCGCGCACTCGCGCAGCCGCGTCACCCACACCGTGCGGCGCCTCGAGGACCGCGGTCTCGTGCGGCGGCAGGCCTGCGTCGTCGACGGCCGGGGCGTCGACTGCCTGCTGACGGACGCCGGGATGCAGACCCTCGCCGAGGCGGCCCCGCACCACGTGCGGTCCGTGCGGCGGCACATGGTCGACGTCCTCACCCCGGAGCAGCTGCGCACCCTCGGTCAGGCCATGGCCCTCGTCGCCGACGCCTGCCGGGACTCCGACGGCAGCTGAGGCGCCCGGGTCGACGGGCGCCGAGGCCGGACGAGCCGACGGTGCCCCGCCGTCGCGAGAAGTTTGGGAGGATGGGCCCATGGCCACCACCACAGTGCACCTCATGCGACACGGCGAAGTCTTCAACCCGGACAAGATCCTCTACGGACGGATCCCGGGCT
This genomic interval carries:
- a CDS encoding dienelactone hydrolase family protein gives rise to the protein MAEVVLFHHALGLTPGVETFAELLRAAGHTVSTPDLFEGRTFDDIEAGVDHASEVGFGTIMRRGAEAAEGTPAGAVYIGFSLGVVPAQRLAQTTPGAGGAVLVSSCLPVGEFGESWPEGVPVRVLATAEDPYFVDEGDIDAARQLAADSPDAELVLFPGSGHLFADPGHASYDAETAGLLVDHVLELLAQVDATARG
- a CDS encoding YceI family protein, which encodes MTALPNGLVAGTYNADPSHSTAAFVVRHAGISKVRGTLGLNSAVITIGEDVESSSVVAELDATAVSTGSPDRDAHLTGPDFWDAEKNPTWTFTSTSVSSDGDDFTVTGDLTINGVTKSVELETEFDGAAVDAYGNPRAGFEAKTEISRKEFGLTWNVALEAGGVLVSDKVKISLDISAIKA
- a CDS encoding carbohydrate ABC transporter permease produces the protein MTTPDLKGRTDAPPSPAAPDAAARSLSARRRSDTIRGWMYMAPFAIAFLLFLVWPTVSGFFMSFTGRSLTGAGSELVGFANYTEAFADSEMWKSLWNTVVFTVLSTIPLVVVALLLATLVNMNLKGQWVWRLSFFMPFLLASTVVSQFWLWMYNPQLGLVNEVLGWVGIEPKAWLQDPSTAMMSVVVTTVWWTVGFNFLLYLSALQNIPDHQYEAAALDGASTRRQFFSITLPQLGPTTVLVSILQLLASLKVFDQIYQMTGGGPGGATRPILQYVYEVGFTGYRLGYASAISYIFFFLIVVVSLVNILVINRRGARS
- a CDS encoding substrate-binding domain-containing protein — translated: MHDWAIPDRRSASTSPAHPRPGRDDGPDAGGLSRRSFLRGSAFMAGGAALMALGGCGTVARPQDQLSFWHLLTGSDGRTLTTMIDDFTAANTDVTVRQTILGWGSPYYTKLAMASAGGRAPDIAVMHSARVPGYAPGGLLDAWDADLLADLGVSAETVPELVWQKGLNGDRVLSVAIDTHPFVLYYDKTAAGQAGVLDEAGLITGADSPEGFRDVALAMAEVTGGNGLAYGFLNDPSNMWRMFYTWYKQTGAEMSFPEGGTVQYDRDAAMTSLEWIQSLLDDEVASSSNDGGTAISEFATGRTGLFLGGVWEIGTFKENDIDLGMQVIPTVFDNPVAFCDSHSFVLPHQSSPDAWKREKSHEFVADLLKSSLQWAEAGHIPAYTPVLESPAYQELVPQRDYADAVDHVVYDPEAWFSGSGSDLHRHFGDAMQSVYMGSVAPADGLDAFVNRINTLMSRPSPV
- a CDS encoding MarR family winged helix-turn-helix transcriptional regulator codes for the protein MSSDTAPTPWLDEEQQSSWRSFLEGSARLTEALNRDLDAESDLSLHEYEVLVRLSESEQRTLRMSALADSLAHSRSRVTHTVRRLEDRGLVRRQACVVDGRGVDCLLTDAGMQTLAEAAPHHVRSVRRHMVDVLTPEQLRTLGQAMALVADACRDSDGS
- a CDS encoding carbohydrate ABC transporter permease — encoded protein: MTAQTLERTPVTSARGATRKPRRKPRAGRIASYVVIAVLAFGWLVPVLWAVMTSLKTEAEAAAAPITIIPESGFTLDAYARVLSSSQVPRWALNSLITATAVTLITLVISALAGYALSRLDFKGKKVAMAVIIGSIMVPGQILIVPLFQQMLDFNLVDTYWGVILPQIVAAPMVFILKKFFDQIPRELEEAALVDGASRLRILRQIIVPLSRPILAAVSIFVFIGAWNNFLWPFIVINDSDLMTLPVGLQTVISAYGIQYAQNMAQAVLAALPLILAFLFFQRQIIKGISTTGIAGQ
- a CDS encoding FUSC family protein, which gives rise to MPPDDLTARIKTSRTGLFTGRVLRLWTLHPRWSMALKASVAAAIAWYVGVLAPEPLSDYPYYAPLGAVIATSTTVARSLRETSQTVAAILLGVVVARLADAFLPPAAPSIALVVGIATVAAGWRFFGEMGAYVTTTALFVLVIGSANPEAFVGAYAGLVTAGALVGIAVNLAFPPLPLTPSDAALDGLRDTLADQLDALADGLRGDRPPTPGEWDERRFALGPVLEKSRAAVAYAAEASRGNWHARRYSAWSVAQAQRSKMLESHATLVDHLTDLLTETETRDVRDPALGPDLRPPAADALAEYAEALRALEASTDATLPDPPTALREAVDRLRREVREQRSRREGDLLAAGALVLALDRAVRAVSVDAESEAAAEKQSEATDADRTGDEQD
- a CDS encoding glutaredoxin family protein; the encoded protein is MNAQRRVVVFTRQDCHLCDDALEVVARVCEDLGAPWTTVDVDTSAALRAEYGEHVPVVEVDGVQQAFWRVDEARLRRALTTAPR
- a CDS encoding redox-sensing transcriptional repressor Rex, with product MTAPQPEPRPAVPGLDDVVEIRRSMPQASVERLPGYLRVLTELSSHGVTSASSQQLAELAGVGPAQLRKDLSHLGSHGRRGVGYDVDTLRERVQTALGLVVELPVAIVGAGNLGHALANYSGFGARGFTVVALLDASPALVGTEVAGVVVEDVARLAEVVRDLEVAIVVIATPGDQAQRVCDVVVGAGVREILNFAPRALHVPEGVELRSVDLGSELQILAFHSRERSGRPQV
- a CDS encoding alpha-N-arabinofuranosidase, whose translation is MSTPAPFRSASDGTASDGTAAVTLTLDPAFTVGPVRRRTFGSFVEHLGRCVYTGIHDPEHESADENGFRGDVVELTRELGVSTVRYPGGNFVSGYRWEDGIGPKDQRPTRLDLAWHSSDPNLVGVDEFMQWARKTGVEPMMAVNLGTRGIQEALDLLEYCNVPGGTHFSDLRRANGHEEPYRVKMWCLGNEMDGPWQIGHKTAEEYARLATETARAMRMVDPSIELVVCGSSSSAMETFGAWEATVLEESYEHVDYISAHAYYFEEDDDLGSFLASSVDMDHFIESVTAAADYVRAAGKHTKRINISFDEWNVWYQKRAESVPPTGDDWPVAPVLLEDRYNVADAVVVGNLLISLLRNTDRVHAASLAQLVNVIAPIMTEPGGRSWRQTTFHPFAQASQHAVGDVLQVGIDAPTYETARFGEVPVADAVATRDPETGAVSLFTVNRSTTETTTVTVDLRALRREADGQGVDVVEALTLANPDHTWSATADDETSVLPQDNSTATVDDGVLTVELPPVSWTMVRLA
- a CDS encoding HAD family hydrolase, whose amino-acid sequence is MGAVRIDRTDPESGEVVAEVALAKAAADHVPTHHDDDVAAEAPGEKAPEDDARPVAAFFDVDNTIIRGASSFYLARALWQRGFFRKRDIVNFAFQQARYLAFGETTQQIDEVRSRALFLMTGHSVAEVVAIGEEVYDQVLSQKIFPGTQKLLDAHQAAGHQVWLVTATPVEIGELIARRLGATGALGTVAGHENGFYTGSLVGDMMHGQAKANAVQKLAVELDLDLDASSAYGDSMNDVPLLSTVGNPCAINPDPRLRKHSKTIGWPIREFRGKRRAAKRGMKTASWAGLAWAAGLVVRSVTRSVRGRLGR